One Nitrospira sp. DNA window includes the following coding sequences:
- a CDS encoding Response regulator of zinc sigma-54-dependent two-component system: MMTQIHRRYHALLEVSNVLNSQREMDSLWRACTECIKEVVPWERAGVLLYVPEENGFRFHALETNMPKRVLEFGTVIPRAGSAVGWVYEHRQLHVRPDLQREQVFLEDRLYAEEGLGRMVNLPLLARGNCLGTLNIGSVASGEPDVETVEFLRQIATQVALAIENVRAYEQLTQLSRQLAKQNAYLTEEIKQEGNFGGLVGKSEPLRKVMAQIEAVAATSTTVLITGETGTGKEVVARALHESSLRRNKPFVRLNCAALPSGLVESELFGHERGAFTGAVQRHQGRFELAHEGTLFLDEIGEMPLEVQAKLLRVLEDHQVDRVGGARSIPVDVRLIAATNVDLAQAVVEKRFRADLYYRLKVFPIALPPLRERTEDIPLLARHILQLCRVKLNRGDLTFSASALARLAQYDWPGNIRELQNVIERAAILAPTHVVDIAERLVLPSPRQAEAVECPATLYDAERRHILHVLEQAGWRIYGPLGAATRLGMNPSTLRSRMKKMDLSRPTALPPLHHHTQPYASLLAGTREVERRNAERS, from the coding sequence ATGATGACGCAGATCCATCGTCGGTACCATGCCTTGCTGGAAGTGTCCAATGTGCTGAATTCGCAGCGCGAGATGGACAGTCTTTGGCGCGCCTGCACGGAGTGCATCAAAGAGGTTGTGCCGTGGGAACGGGCCGGAGTGCTGCTCTACGTTCCGGAGGAAAATGGGTTTCGGTTTCACGCCCTGGAGACCAATATGCCGAAACGGGTGCTGGAATTCGGCACCGTCATTCCGCGGGCGGGCAGTGCGGTGGGATGGGTGTACGAGCATCGGCAACTCCATGTTCGACCCGATCTGCAACGAGAACAGGTGTTCCTCGAAGACCGGTTGTATGCCGAAGAGGGACTCGGCCGGATGGTGAACCTCCCGTTGCTTGCGCGTGGGAACTGTCTCGGAACCCTCAATATCGGAAGTGTCGCCTCGGGTGAGCCGGATGTGGAGACGGTGGAGTTCTTACGCCAGATTGCGACCCAGGTTGCGCTGGCGATCGAGAATGTGCGGGCCTATGAACAACTGACCCAATTGAGCCGGCAACTGGCCAAGCAGAATGCCTATCTGACGGAGGAGATCAAGCAGGAAGGCAACTTCGGAGGGTTGGTCGGCAAGAGCGAACCGCTCCGCAAGGTGATGGCACAGATTGAGGCGGTGGCCGCGACCTCCACGACGGTCTTGATCACGGGGGAGACCGGCACGGGGAAAGAGGTGGTGGCCCGCGCCCTCCACGAGAGCAGCCTGCGACGCAACAAACCCTTCGTGCGGCTCAATTGTGCGGCCCTGCCCAGCGGCCTCGTGGAAAGTGAATTGTTCGGGCATGAACGAGGGGCCTTCACGGGAGCGGTCCAGAGGCATCAAGGCCGGTTCGAACTCGCCCACGAGGGCACGCTGTTTCTGGATGAAATCGGGGAGATGCCGTTGGAAGTGCAGGCCAAGCTCCTCCGGGTCCTGGAAGACCACCAGGTCGATCGGGTGGGAGGCGCGCGGTCGATTCCCGTGGATGTGCGTCTCATCGCGGCGACGAATGTGGACCTGGCTCAGGCCGTCGTGGAGAAACGTTTTCGGGCGGATCTCTACTATCGGCTGAAGGTGTTTCCGATTGCCTTGCCCCCCTTGCGGGAGCGCACCGAGGATATTCCGCTGCTGGCCCGGCACATCCTCCAGCTCTGCCGGGTCAAGCTCAACCGCGGCGACCTGACCTTCAGTGCGTCCGCGTTGGCGCGGTTGGCGCAGTATGACTGGCCCGGGAATATCCGGGAACTCCAGAACGTCATCGAGCGGGCGGCGATCCTCGCACCGACTCATGTCGTCGACATCGCCGAGCGCCTCGTCCTCCCCTCACCGAGGCAAGCGGAGGCCGTCGAATGCCCCGCCACCTTGTACGACGCCGAGCGCCGCCACATCCTGCACGTGCTGGAACAGGCCGGCTGGCGGATTTATGGCCCGCTCGGGGCGGCGACTCGGTTGGGTATGAATCCCAGCACCCTGCGCAGCCGCATGAAAAAAATGGATCTGTCGCGGCCCACCGCTCTCCCGCCTCTGCACCATCACACTCAACCCTATGCGTCACTGTTGGCTGGAACTCGTGAGGTGGAGCGAAGAAACGCCGAGCGATCATGA
- a CDS encoding 4-hydroxybenzoate polyprenyltransferase, protein MVGPVIVAPDSVDPATPPWSWTAVGDLIRLRNQSGTWLLMLPSLWSLVLANGGRPPWSLMVVFAMGAFVMRSLGVVFNDLADRNFDKHVVRTSGRPLAAGRLAPRQALLVALVLTIVAALLVATLNTFTMLLSPIALFLAAVYPFSKRWIQIPQAMLGIAFGWGAVMAWSASRDQIDQPAWWLFGATICWAIAYDTIYALQDREDDRRIGVKSSALLFGEAVPAAVGCFLSGMVVCLMAAGWLSGLRMEYYLTLALIAGLFLSQVRRLRAPITPQAAFVMFHQHVYAGIAVLLGIWIGTL, encoded by the coding sequence ATGGTCGGGCCCGTGATCGTCGCACCAGACTCGGTTGATCCCGCAACACCTCCATGGTCCTGGACCGCCGTCGGCGATCTGATCCGCCTTCGCAATCAATCCGGCACCTGGCTGTTGATGTTGCCGAGCCTCTGGTCCCTGGTCTTGGCAAACGGCGGCCGTCCGCCGTGGTCGCTCATGGTCGTATTCGCCATGGGCGCCTTCGTCATGCGCAGCCTGGGTGTCGTCTTCAACGACTTAGCCGATCGCAATTTCGACAAACATGTCGTCAGGACCAGCGGCCGGCCGCTGGCCGCCGGCCGGCTCGCGCCGCGACAGGCCCTCCTCGTCGCATTGGTCCTTACGATCGTCGCAGCACTCCTGGTCGCAACCCTCAATACCTTCACCATGCTGCTGAGTCCTATCGCACTGTTTTTGGCCGCCGTCTATCCGTTCAGCAAGCGATGGATCCAGATCCCGCAAGCGATGCTCGGGATTGCGTTCGGATGGGGGGCCGTCATGGCCTGGAGCGCGTCGCGCGATCAGATCGACCAGCCGGCCTGGTGGCTGTTCGGCGCCACCATCTGCTGGGCGATCGCCTACGATACGATCTATGCCCTGCAGGATCGGGAGGATGATCGCCGCATCGGAGTGAAATCGTCCGCACTGCTGTTCGGTGAGGCCGTACCGGCGGCGGTCGGTTGCTTTCTATCTGGGATGGTCGTCTGCCTGATGGCGGCCGGATGGTTGTCCGGCCTTCGGATGGAATACTACCTGACCCTGGCCCTGATCGCAGGACTCTTTCTCTCGCAGGTACGTCGGCTGAGGGCCCCGATAACTCCGCAAGCGGCCTTCGTCATGTTTCACCAGCACGTCTATGCCGGAATCGCGGTCTTGCTCGGCATCTGGATCGGTACCCTGTGA
- a CDS encoding Respiratory nitrate reductase subunit, conjectural has product MARVRRSGTRWWVGAVGLVGLCLVVEAQPVHSQQSVAVRAALVKGTLPADDPTAAAWATAPLAEFPLSPQVHWPVRITDVTAKSVKVRGLHDGTTLAILLEYADPSEDPDDAAALEFMVGDSKAHFAHGQPMAQVEGGPVNIWYWKNKDGKGVDMGAKGFGTLKPHTHQAVNAKGAFQGGGWKVVFSRPLQTEYPAEDTQFSLGQFINIAFAVWDGKKLETGQPKEKGSEKAISSWWYFRADAPPDYSPYMYALLAVALALGFELVLVRRLKKGS; this is encoded by the coding sequence ATGGCACGAGTGAGGAGATCGGGAACGAGATGGTGGGTCGGGGCTGTCGGCCTTGTCGGGCTGTGCCTGGTCGTTGAAGCACAGCCGGTCCATAGCCAGCAGAGCGTGGCGGTGCGTGCCGCCCTCGTGAAGGGAACGCTTCCGGCCGATGATCCGACGGCCGCCGCCTGGGCGACGGCGCCTCTGGCGGAGTTCCCCCTGTCTCCCCAGGTCCATTGGCCGGTCCGTATTACCGACGTCACGGCGAAAAGCGTCAAGGTTCGCGGGCTTCACGATGGGACCACCCTCGCGATTCTCCTGGAATACGCCGATCCCTCCGAAGATCCGGACGATGCCGCCGCCCTGGAGTTCATGGTCGGCGACAGCAAGGCCCACTTCGCCCACGGTCAGCCGATGGCCCAGGTCGAAGGCGGCCCGGTGAATATTTGGTACTGGAAGAACAAGGACGGGAAGGGCGTCGATATGGGCGCGAAGGGCTTCGGAACCCTCAAGCCGCATACGCATCAAGCGGTGAACGCCAAGGGGGCCTTCCAAGGGGGAGGGTGGAAAGTCGTCTTCTCGCGTCCGTTACAGACGGAATATCCCGCCGAAGACACGCAATTTTCTCTGGGCCAGTTCATCAATATCGCGTTTGCGGTGTGGGACGGCAAGAAGCTCGAGACCGGCCAGCCGAAGGAAAAAGGCTCTGAGAAAGCGATTTCGTCCTGGTGGTATTTTCGAGCCGATGCGCCGCCCGACTATTCACCGTACATGTATGCCTTACTCGCGGTGGCCTTGGCGCTGGGGTTTGAGTTGGTCCTCGTGAGACGTTTAAAGAAAGGGTCGTGA
- a CDS encoding Cytochrome b subunit of the bc complex, which yields METTTQPTSSQPSAIEKVLAFVDERVGLKTLQAKMLNEPVPGGSRWAYVFGSVLLFIFIMQAVTGILLMFYYVPTADHAYASTQYIIHTVDYGWFLLGYHFWGSTAMVVCVFAHMSQVFLWGAYKKPRELVWLVGLALFGIVMGFGFTGYLLPWDQRAYWATTVGVEIMDKTPLVGDFMARFLKGGATPGQMTLSRFFVIHVMVLPAALMGLAGLHVFLFRKAGPAGPFRGGVEEIKAKTDYFFPRQIWKDIVGMVLVFLTICSLAVWEPVVLLEEAAPDPGDYHPEPEWYFLFLFQLLRLKVFAGEFGQFLGAIALPGAFMALLAALPFIDRDPERNIFKRPIALIGWIVVMATILIFTVAAIINREFLE from the coding sequence ATGGAAACGACTACGCAGCCGACAAGCTCCCAGCCCTCAGCGATCGAAAAAGTCTTAGCCTTTGTCGATGAGCGTGTGGGGCTCAAGACCCTCCAGGCCAAGATGCTCAACGAACCGGTCCCAGGCGGGTCGCGCTGGGCCTATGTTTTCGGCTCCGTCCTGCTCTTTATCTTCATCATGCAGGCGGTCACAGGCATCTTGTTGATGTTCTATTACGTTCCGACCGCCGACCATGCCTATGCCAGTACACAGTACATCATCCATACAGTGGACTATGGCTGGTTTTTGTTGGGGTACCATTTTTGGGGCTCCACGGCCATGGTCGTGTGCGTCTTCGCGCATATGTCCCAGGTCTTTCTCTGGGGAGCCTATAAGAAGCCACGCGAATTGGTTTGGTTGGTGGGGTTGGCGCTTTTCGGGATCGTCATGGGATTCGGGTTTACCGGGTACCTGCTTCCCTGGGATCAACGGGCCTATTGGGCCACGACGGTCGGTGTCGAGATCATGGACAAGACGCCCCTCGTCGGAGATTTTATGGCTCGGTTCCTCAAGGGTGGTGCGACACCAGGCCAGATGACGCTGAGTCGCTTCTTTGTGATCCATGTGATGGTGCTGCCGGCCGCGCTGATGGGCCTGGCAGGCCTGCACGTATTCTTATTTCGCAAGGCTGGCCCGGCCGGACCGTTTCGCGGCGGCGTCGAGGAAATTAAGGCCAAGACCGATTATTTTTTTCCGCGTCAAATTTGGAAAGACATCGTCGGCATGGTCCTGGTGTTTCTTACCATTTGCAGCTTGGCCGTGTGGGAACCGGTGGTCCTGCTCGAAGAGGCGGCCCCGGACCCCGGAGACTACCATCCTGAACCGGAATGGTATTTCCTCTTTCTGTTCCAACTCCTGCGCCTGAAGGTCTTTGCCGGAGAATTCGGACAGTTCCTGGGCGCCATCGCCTTGCCCGGTGCGTTCATGGCGCTCCTGGCGGCATTGCCCTTCATCGATCGCGACCCGGAACGGAATATCTTCAAACGGCCGATCGCCTTGATCGGATGGATCGTGGTCATGGCGACCATATTGATTTTCACCGTGGCGGCCATCATTAACCGCGAATTTCTCGAATAG
- a CDS encoding Radical SAM protein required for addition of adenosine to hopane skeleton, HpnH: MAVPVSQMYTVTKYVLTQKLRGVKRYPLVLMLEPLFRCNLACAGCGKIQYPDHVLDKRLTPEQCWAAADECGAPIISIPGGEPLIHPEMPEIVRGLVARQKYVYLCTNAILLERKLDEYQASKFLTFSVHMDGLKDEHDLAVCRDGVYDVAVKAIKAALKRGHRVTTNTTLFDDANPERVRKFFDEMMALGVEGMMISPGYSYQKAPDQQHFLKRSRTTELFSKILSNRKRGWQFNQSPLFLEFLMGRREYQCTPWGNPTYNVFGWQRPCYLLQEGYASSFRELMEKTAWDSYGTGRNEKCADCMVHCGYEASAVEDTFGSLSGFAKTVKITLLPNAR, encoded by the coding sequence ATGGCTGTTCCAGTCTCCCAGATGTATACAGTGACCAAGTATGTGTTGACCCAGAAACTCAGGGGGGTCAAACGGTACCCGCTCGTGCTCATGCTCGAGCCCTTGTTTCGCTGCAATCTCGCCTGCGCCGGTTGCGGTAAGATTCAATATCCGGACCATGTGCTGGACAAGCGGTTGACGCCGGAACAATGTTGGGCTGCGGCAGATGAATGTGGCGCGCCCATCATCAGCATTCCCGGCGGCGAGCCGTTGATCCATCCGGAGATGCCGGAGATCGTGCGCGGGCTCGTGGCCCGTCAGAAGTACGTCTACCTCTGCACGAATGCGATTCTGCTGGAGAGAAAGCTCGACGAGTACCAGGCGTCGAAGTTTCTCACCTTCAGCGTGCACATGGACGGACTGAAGGACGAGCATGACCTGGCGGTCTGCCGCGACGGGGTCTACGATGTGGCGGTCAAGGCCATCAAGGCCGCGCTGAAACGCGGCCATCGGGTCACGACCAACACGACCCTGTTCGACGACGCCAATCCGGAGCGGGTGCGGAAGTTTTTCGACGAGATGATGGCACTCGGCGTCGAGGGGATGATGATTTCGCCCGGCTACAGCTACCAGAAGGCGCCGGACCAGCAGCATTTTCTCAAGCGCAGTCGCACGACGGAGTTGTTCTCCAAGATTCTGAGCAATCGGAAGCGCGGCTGGCAGTTCAATCAGTCGCCGTTGTTTTTGGAATTCCTCATGGGGAGGCGTGAATATCAATGTACGCCCTGGGGGAATCCGACCTACAACGTCTTTGGATGGCAACGACCCTGTTATTTGCTCCAGGAAGGCTACGCTTCCAGCTTCCGCGAGCTGATGGAGAAGACCGCCTGGGACTCCTACGGCACCGGGCGCAACGAAAAATGCGCGGATTGCATGGTGCACTGCGGCTATGAAGCCTCGGCGGTGGAAGACACGTTCGGGTCCCTGTCCGGGTTTGCGAAGACAGTGAAGATCACGTTGTTGCCGAATGCCAGATAG
- a CDS encoding putative Co/Zn/Cd efflux system membrane fusion protein: MVAGIIGFGLAVVGCGGEGGGEGPVVPPPPAPAEYADKHMPAGWWADPKIIEEGRELYIGGKNPDVNCASCHGKDGKPVKAGARDFRNADRMKMYSDSVWFWRISEGVPNTKMKPWKSKLSEEDRWKIMAFERTFGLSGKGWDPAKKDWVPADQVKSAAVPSGVQTAQAETGK; encoded by the coding sequence GTGGTGGCCGGCATCATCGGGTTTGGGTTGGCCGTGGTGGGATGTGGTGGTGAAGGGGGAGGTGAAGGGCCGGTCGTTCCTCCACCGCCGGCGCCAGCGGAGTATGCCGATAAGCATATGCCTGCCGGATGGTGGGCGGACCCCAAGATTATCGAAGAGGGTCGCGAGCTGTATATCGGGGGGAAAAACCCCGATGTGAATTGTGCGAGTTGTCACGGCAAGGATGGAAAGCCGGTCAAGGCCGGAGCGCGGGATTTTCGAAACGCCGACCGGATGAAGATGTATTCCGATTCGGTCTGGTTCTGGCGCATTTCCGAAGGCGTTCCCAATACCAAGATGAAGCCCTGGAAGAGCAAGTTGTCCGAAGAGGACCGTTGGAAGATCATGGCGTTCGAGCGGACGTTCGGTTTGTCCGGGAAGGGCTGGGATCCCGCCAAAAAAGATTGGGTTCCTGCTGACCAAGTCAAGTCGGCTGCGGTACCGAGTGGCGTGCAGACCGCGCAGGCTGAGACGGGCAAGTAA
- a CDS encoding Capsule polysaccharide export protein yields the protein MQVVVWLLIVSVLLPPSLLAQTLTNPNASPTLPSLPSAGSPSLGSQIPPGFPFGSYGLPTPPGQAIVTNPTATQPIVPQHTPCPIPTAPDLSPENTVPNLNDYWPMAANSLLPSSVEQRMKQEEEERDRQLERVQAEKEKRELEHQTQVEREKKGVSQLQTLQSTMQGIGPGVAQQGQQKLQVEKKPFTAELLRHQDFSVEEAFAQFSVLQGVRSRLKQYGYDFFDAHAGGFTSLQDVPVGPDYVIGPQDSLAVHIWNVPDHNFNRSYIAPVERDGMVVIPQVGAIPVGGQTFAQAERTIHARLSTLLKRFELHVSMARIRTMKVYVVGEVARPGAYELSALATASNAIYAACGPSRSGSLRQVKIMREGKAIGQLDLYEFLLQGDRRQDLRLQAGDVVLVPPLGPVVAISGSVKRPAIYELKPGSRLTELLALAGGLTPLSDRRRCHLFRQDPALKERIMIDVDLVRAFASQGEEKSRLGVEGGDPILLDGDYVRIATLPTQVVNVVSLVGAVKSPGPYEYRAGMRVKDILTPEQLTVDAYADRAEIIRTDSVSYQTKVIQFSPKAAFEGSETDNHPLTRLDQVVVASQLRPPALVLVEGEVRRAGYFTIETGERLSSVLKRAGGFTRNAFPNGIMLVRESVKVRQQAELDRFIASERQRLTAQSAGIAAGTAGLTASAAFATSGALAEQQVLSLRLQQLEAIASRVELGRVVVRLDSIEQLEGTVDDIILEARDRVTIPTPPQTVGIIGSVKNPSTVVYRPGLELDEYLRQAGGITEDANKREMYVMRANGTTDAAYLYAKEMRPGDTIVVPQKVEARPPQLALWQTVASIIGSLALTAAGIAVVGR from the coding sequence ATGCAGGTGGTGGTCTGGCTGCTGATCGTCAGCGTGCTCCTGCCCCCGTCCCTGTTGGCGCAGACCTTGACCAACCCCAACGCGAGCCCCACTCTTCCGTCGCTCCCTTCAGCCGGCAGCCCCTCTCTCGGGAGCCAGATCCCGCCTGGCTTTCCATTTGGAAGTTATGGGTTACCGACTCCCCCCGGCCAAGCCATCGTGACCAACCCGACCGCCACCCAGCCGATCGTGCCGCAGCATACTCCCTGTCCGATTCCGACGGCGCCGGACCTCTCGCCCGAGAACACTGTGCCGAACCTCAACGACTATTGGCCCATGGCGGCCAACAGTCTGCTCCCCTCGTCGGTCGAGCAACGGATGAAGCAGGAAGAAGAAGAGCGCGATCGCCAACTCGAACGGGTGCAGGCGGAAAAGGAAAAACGCGAGTTGGAACACCAGACCCAGGTCGAGCGTGAAAAAAAAGGCGTGTCACAATTGCAGACGCTGCAATCGACCATGCAGGGCATCGGCCCTGGTGTCGCGCAGCAGGGCCAGCAGAAGCTGCAGGTGGAGAAAAAGCCCTTTACGGCGGAGTTGCTTCGACACCAGGATTTTTCCGTGGAGGAGGCCTTTGCGCAATTCTCGGTGTTGCAGGGGGTCAGAAGCCGATTGAAACAATACGGGTATGATTTTTTCGATGCCCATGCCGGCGGCTTTACCTCCCTCCAGGATGTCCCGGTCGGGCCCGACTACGTGATCGGGCCGCAGGACTCCCTCGCCGTGCACATCTGGAATGTGCCGGACCACAATTTCAATCGCAGCTACATCGCACCGGTCGAACGGGATGGGATGGTGGTCATCCCGCAGGTGGGGGCCATTCCCGTCGGAGGCCAGACCTTCGCGCAGGCTGAACGAACCATTCACGCCCGGCTCAGCACCTTGCTGAAGCGGTTTGAATTGCATGTGTCGATGGCCCGGATCCGCACGATGAAGGTCTACGTGGTCGGGGAAGTCGCCAGGCCCGGTGCCTACGAACTCAGCGCGCTGGCCACGGCGTCGAATGCGATTTATGCGGCCTGCGGCCCATCCCGATCCGGTTCGCTGCGGCAAGTGAAGATCATGCGCGAGGGCAAAGCCATCGGGCAATTGGACCTCTATGAGTTTCTCCTGCAAGGGGATCGACGGCAGGATCTTCGCCTCCAGGCCGGTGACGTGGTGCTGGTTCCGCCGCTGGGCCCGGTGGTGGCGATCAGCGGGTCGGTCAAACGGCCGGCCATCTATGAACTGAAGCCTGGATCCCGCCTGACGGAACTGCTGGCGTTGGCCGGCGGCCTGACGCCCCTGTCTGATCGTCGGCGGTGCCATCTGTTTCGCCAGGATCCCGCGTTGAAGGAGCGCATCATGATCGACGTCGATCTGGTCCGGGCCTTCGCCTCGCAGGGAGAGGAGAAGAGTCGTCTCGGAGTGGAAGGCGGTGACCCGATCCTGCTCGACGGCGATTACGTGCGGATCGCGACGTTGCCGACACAGGTGGTGAACGTGGTCAGTCTGGTCGGCGCGGTCAAGAGCCCCGGCCCGTATGAGTATCGTGCCGGCATGAGGGTGAAGGACATTCTGACGCCCGAGCAGCTCACCGTCGATGCCTATGCCGATCGCGCCGAAATCATCCGGACCGATTCGGTCTCGTATCAAACCAAGGTCATCCAGTTCAGCCCCAAGGCGGCCTTCGAGGGAAGCGAGACCGACAACCACCCATTGACCAGACTGGATCAGGTCGTGGTCGCGAGCCAACTGCGGCCTCCGGCCCTGGTCTTGGTGGAAGGGGAGGTGCGGCGCGCCGGGTACTTCACGATTGAAACGGGGGAGCGCCTCAGCTCCGTCTTGAAGCGGGCCGGCGGCTTCACGAGGAATGCGTTCCCGAACGGCATCATGCTCGTGCGCGAATCGGTCAAGGTCAGGCAACAGGCTGAACTCGACCGCTTCATCGCCTCCGAGCGGCAACGGTTGACGGCTCAATCAGCCGGGATCGCCGCCGGAACCGCCGGGCTGACGGCTTCTGCTGCCTTTGCCACCAGCGGAGCCCTTGCGGAACAGCAGGTACTGTCGTTGCGTCTGCAACAACTGGAAGCCATCGCGTCGCGAGTCGAGTTGGGCCGTGTCGTGGTCCGCCTGGATTCCATCGAGCAACTCGAAGGTACAGTGGATGACATCATACTGGAGGCACGTGATCGGGTCACGATTCCGACTCCTCCCCAAACCGTCGGCATCATCGGCTCCGTGAAGAACCCCAGCACCGTCGTCTATCGTCCCGGATTGGAACTCGACGAGTATCTGCGGCAGGCCGGCGGCATCACCGAAGATGCCAACAAGCGCGAAATGTACGTGATGCGCGCGAATGGGACGACTGATGCGGCCTATCTCTATGCGAAGGAGATGCGTCCCGGCGACACGATCGTGGTTCCGCAGAAGGTCGAAGCGCGTCCGCCGCAGTTGGCGTTGTGGCAGACGGTGGCCAGCATCATCGGAAGCCTCGCGCTGACGGCGGCGGGAATCGCGGTAGTAGGAAGATAA
- a CDS encoding Lipopolysaccharide biosynthesis, giving the protein MDPPPSQAERASVSDGATLFDYWDVLTKHRRLVGGLCLAGMLAALGISLLLPNVYESTASILPQLDSKEMGTLATLLASPAAGGMAQNLGLGLPAMPTTPTDVFVSILKSRVMADEVIGRFKLMDRYREKTMVETRKELEDHIRITVTKEKVIKVAVEDEDPQVAADMANFYVANLDRLNRTVTVSKAGQNRAFIERRLGETMETMAKAEDALREFQTKNRTVAVEAQAKVMIEAAAILQGQITAQEVQYQVMGTYLSPDNPDVARIRSNIEELKKQLSTMETGKGGKGQLPGDRLHPAMTTVPDLALQFARLYRQVKVQETLFTLLTSQHEQAKIAEARDTPTVQVLDQGIPADKRTRPRLLLNTAVAGLLALVIGVFLAFFLDYRARVRPALPLS; this is encoded by the coding sequence ATGGATCCTCCGCCTTCCCAAGCGGAGCGGGCCTCTGTCTCAGACGGCGCCACTCTCTTCGACTATTGGGATGTCCTGACCAAGCACCGTCGGTTGGTCGGTGGTCTGTGTCTAGCAGGCATGTTGGCGGCGTTGGGCATCAGTCTGCTGCTGCCGAATGTGTACGAATCGACCGCGTCGATCCTGCCGCAGTTGGATTCGAAAGAAATGGGAACGCTGGCGACGCTGTTGGCCTCGCCGGCAGCCGGAGGCATGGCCCAAAACCTCGGCCTGGGATTGCCTGCGATGCCGACGACCCCGACGGATGTGTTCGTGTCGATTTTGAAATCGCGGGTCATGGCGGACGAGGTCATCGGGCGATTCAAGCTGATGGATCGCTATCGAGAGAAGACCATGGTCGAAACCCGCAAGGAGTTGGAAGATCACATTCGCATCACGGTGACGAAGGAGAAGGTCATCAAGGTTGCCGTGGAAGATGAGGATCCGCAGGTGGCCGCCGACATGGCGAATTTTTATGTGGCCAACCTGGACCGTTTGAACCGGACCGTGACCGTCAGCAAAGCTGGGCAGAATCGCGCCTTCATCGAACGGCGGTTGGGTGAAACGATGGAGACTATGGCGAAGGCGGAGGATGCGCTCCGGGAATTTCAGACGAAGAACCGGACGGTGGCGGTTGAGGCGCAGGCGAAGGTCATGATCGAGGCGGCGGCGATCCTGCAAGGTCAGATCACGGCTCAGGAGGTGCAGTACCAGGTGATGGGGACCTATCTTTCGCCGGACAATCCTGATGTGGCGCGGATCCGCTCGAACATTGAAGAATTGAAAAAGCAGCTCTCTACCATGGAAACCGGCAAGGGCGGGAAGGGACAACTGCCGGGCGACCGGCTTCATCCCGCCATGACCACGGTGCCGGACCTGGCCCTGCAGTTCGCACGGCTCTATCGGCAGGTGAAGGTGCAGGAGACGCTCTTCACCTTGCTGACCTCCCAGCATGAACAGGCCAAAATTGCGGAGGCTCGGGATACCCCGACCGTGCAGGTGTTGGACCAGGGGATTCCGGCCGATAAGCGGACTCGTCCGCGCCTGTTGCTCAACACGGCGGTCGCCGGCCTTTTAGCCCTGGTGATCGGAGTGTTTCTCGCCTTTTTCTTGGATTACCGTGCGCGGGTTCGGCCTGCCCTGCCACTCTCCTGA
- a CDS encoding Rieske (2Fe-2S) domain protein — translation MQPKLKSKVRCSDGEVGEVRRVIVDPLSHEISHIVVGGDGAGSVERQVPMGQVQGVTDEVVTLRGSSAEYASLPAFKRDDYVTTHEVEIAHLEEKIHVTPGEVLVPFPELERSVKRRTFFANFTHAIGFLIGLPLAFPVLRYLMKPMYAPFDNQWLKIGNSGKIKQEDVGVQYKYKRSVKEAYMPEQEIDKNVWVLKATPKVLESIYQGKDMEFRDADGKHIWTNKKDVPYIVYSGKCPHLGCGFKWRTHKTLGQVFLCPCHLSIYDAAGKVLDGPAPRALDPLPIKVAPDGEITIIDMEFKAGTKAQVRIV, via the coding sequence ATGCAGCCAAAACTGAAATCCAAAGTTCGTTGTTCAGACGGTGAAGTCGGGGAAGTACGCCGGGTCATCGTGGACCCGTTGTCTCACGAAATCAGCCACATCGTGGTGGGTGGCGACGGGGCGGGATCGGTCGAGCGCCAGGTCCCCATGGGACAGGTTCAGGGTGTGACGGACGAGGTGGTGACGCTTCGTGGTTCGTCGGCGGAGTATGCCTCATTGCCGGCCTTCAAGCGCGACGATTACGTCACGACGCACGAGGTGGAAATCGCCCACCTCGAGGAGAAGATCCATGTGACGCCGGGCGAAGTGCTGGTCCCCTTTCCCGAATTGGAGCGCAGCGTCAAGCGCCGGACCTTCTTCGCCAACTTTACCCATGCGATCGGGTTCCTCATCGGTTTGCCGCTCGCGTTTCCCGTCTTGCGCTACCTCATGAAGCCGATGTATGCCCCGTTCGACAACCAGTGGTTGAAGATCGGCAATTCCGGAAAAATCAAGCAAGAGGATGTCGGCGTTCAGTACAAGTACAAGCGTAGCGTCAAAGAAGCCTATATGCCGGAGCAGGAGATCGACAAGAACGTCTGGGTGTTGAAAGCGACGCCCAAGGTCTTGGAGAGCATTTATCAGGGGAAGGATATGGAGTTCCGGGACGCCGATGGGAAACATATCTGGACTAATAAGAAGGATGTGCCGTACATCGTGTATTCCGGCAAGTGTCCGCATCTCGGCTGCGGGTTTAAATGGCGAACACACAAGACGCTGGGACAGGTCTTTCTTTGCCCCTGTCACTTGAGCATTTACGACGCCGCCGGCAAGGTCTTGGATGGGCCGGCTCCGCGTGCGCTGGATCCGCTCCCGATTAAGGTCGCCCCCGACGGGGAAATCACCATCATCGATATGGAATTCAAGGCGGGCACGAAGGCCCAGGTTCGGATTGTCTAA